Sequence from the Candidatus Aminicenantes bacterium genome:
GACCCTCGACGCCCAGACCGGGCCGGTCTTCCTGACCTACAAGCAAAAGAAGTCCATCGACAGGCTGATCGCCAAGGCGATGGCCGGGGAGGCGGAGAACGATATATCCACCTATGACGGCGTGCGCCACATTTTCTACGTGGTCGACGACGACAAGCTGATTGCCGGCCTCCAGAAGGAATTCAGGAAACTGGACGTCCTTTACGTCGCCGACGGCCACCACCGCTCCGCCGCCGCCACCAAGATCAAGGCCAAGCGCCAGGCGGCAAACCCGGGCCACAGCGGCAACGAGGAGTACAATTTTTTCCTGGCCGTCATCTTCCCCCACAACCAGATGAAGATCCTGCCCTACAACCGCGTGGTCAGGGACCTGAACGGCATGGCCAAGGACGATTTTCTCGACCGCGTGGCCGAGCGCTTCAGCTGCGAGCCGGCAAGCGAAAAAGTCCCGGCCCGGCCCCGTGAATTTTCCATGTACGTCGAACGGCAGTGGTACCGGCTGCGCGCCAAGACCGGGAGCTTCGAAAAAGGCGACGCCATCGCCTCGCTCGACGTTTCCATCCTGCAGAACAACCTCCTGGCCCCGGTGCTCGGCATCCGCGACCCGCGCACCGACAAACGCATCGATTTCGTCGGCGGCATCCGCGGCACGGGCGAGCTGGAGAAAAAGGTCGAT
This genomic interval carries:
- a CDS encoding DUF1015 family protein produces the protein MARIEPFRGLRPRRDLAEKIAAPPYDVLSSEEARELAKGNPYSFLHVGKPEIDLPPGTDLYSDAVYAKGKENFQRLIASGALRQDGKKCFYIYKQIWGEHVQIGLVAGASCQDYQDDVIKKHELTREDKERDRQRHIETLDAQTGPVFLTYKQKKSIDRLIAKAMAGEAENDISTYDGVRHIFYVVDDDKLIAGLQKEFRKLDVLYVADGHHRSAAATKIKAKRQAANPGHSGNEEYNFFLAVIFPHNQMKILPYNRVVRDLNGMAKDDFLDRVAERFSCEPASEKVPARPREFSMYVERQWYRLRAKTGSFEKGDAIASLDVSILQNNLLAPVLGIRDPRTDKRIDFVGGIRGTGELEKKVDGGQFAVAFSLRATTIEQLFAVADAGKIMPPKSTWFEPKLKDGLVSHLLD